In Palaemon carinicauda isolate YSFRI2023 chromosome 28, ASM3689809v2, whole genome shotgun sequence, the sequence tagacgcacgtaggttagaattttattacagcctaattacagtaagcgttgaaaataacaagattatgattacaattccctttgattcttctgatgcctggcaatcttacaggatatcaccatttccgactttcatgacgaatcactcaaatccagtaatatccagtttgacaggacacatattgatttccccagacaaggaaacatatatggtcattaaagacttgaatcaattaactcactgttcagacgtaatggatagaaaaatatgtacagctgactcatttgaattccataaaaacttaatggattcatgcgagttaggtatagtgctagaccaGCGTTTCTCAACCGGGGGCCCGTGGCCCCCCCAGGGGGCCACGGGCCTTCGACCGGGGGGCCACGAGCGGACACCGAAAAATGCAATTCAGAATGCAGAAGCTTGGAGTGTATAATTAAGGTGACGAGACTCCGGTCATAggggaagagtttttttttaaacaatttgccTGATTTTTTTACACAGTGTTTAGTTCCTGGAGCGGTGAAAAAAATTCATCACCGCTCGTAACCGTTTACCACCGTTAAACAGAAGTTGGCCCCCGTTAAGGCAACGCCGTATACGCTCGGCCACCGCTGATGGTCCCTCCTACCGCTCCGAAAGTTTTGAGCTGCACAAAATATTGCGAGCGGTGAAGAGCGGTCAATTTTCCACTCCGGCAAAGTTCACCACCGCTACAACAACGTCCAGTCAAAGTGTGGCACAGCTAGACGCAAGTTCGTGGACGCTTGGGTCCGCTAGGCCAACGCAGAAATCTCACACTGTCTGTTGTGCGCATGCGCTATCACTCCCGTGGTGCTGGCACGCTCCTTGGCGCCAGTATCCCACTGGACTGGACAGAGGAAAGAAAAGTGCGTGTTCTCATGGCATATTGGTTTTCCGTATATTTCGCTAAGTttttgagataaaatatttttacactAATTATACATGTTCACTTTACATTTATATTGTCATATGACCGTAGTGGCCTTGACGGGCATGGGTTGAGGCCTGCATGGGTGGTGTAGGGTTGATACCTACACCATCCATGCAGGCCTCAGTGCACCACGAGTGCACCACAGCAAGAAAAATCGTAACAAGTTAATTTAGTGCtacgatttttatttttgttttgttttgaaagagcactttttaaaccaaattttttaccgtgttattgttgttgttgtttttcagatGTCGAAGGTTCGAAAATGGACAGACAGCTACATCAAGTTTGGAATCACGAAGGTCATTCGAGATGGCGTGGACTGCGCGCAATGTCTGCACTGCTCAGTGGTGATGGCAAATGCATCACTACGTCCTTCCAAACTTTCAAACCATCGCGACAAGGTGCATCCCCAAAGGAAAGATGATAATATTGATGCACTGTCTACGAAACGAGCACGGTACGACCGTGAAACGACACTTCCAAAATTTGGATTCCGGCCAGAAGAAAAACCTGCTCTTCAATCCAGCTACGAAGTGGCATACCGAATTGTGAAGTGCAAGAAGCCGCACACTATTGCTGAGGAACTTATCAAGCCATGTACAGAGAAAATGGTGGAACTGATGATCGGACCAGAGGCAAAAAAGAAAATCCAGCAAGTTTCGCTCTCTAATGACACGATCCGCCAACGGATTGATGACATGGCCGCTGATGTGTGCCGTCAAGTTTCCTGTGAAATCAAGCAAAGCACGCTCCAAGCTAGCCTTCAACTTGATGAGTCTACTGACACCGCTCTGAAGAGCCAGTTGATCGCCTTCGCTCGCTACgagaaagaaggaaagatgaaGGAAGAGTTCTTATTCTGCAGTACCCTGCCAACCACAACGACAGCAAAAGATGTCAAAGCCATCGTGGACTCTTTTTTTAAGTGAATAGACTCAGCTGGCAGAATTTCAAGCACATTTGTACTGATGGTGCTCCAGCGATGATTGGCGTTAAAGGAGGGTTCGTCACGCTTGTGAAGAATGAATGGCCCCACGTGATGTCTTCCCACTGTTCACTACACCGATATGCTCTTGCGTCAAAAACTCTACCGCCGCGTTTGTTGGAAGTCATGGACGTTGCGGTCAAAGTGATCAACTTCATTCGTGCGAAGGCCAAAAATCATCGGCTCTTCCAACTTCTGGCCAACGAAATGGGAGCGCAACATGTGGGACTTCTGTTTTACACCAAAGTTCGTTGGCTATTGAGGGGGAAATGCCTCTCTCGGTTGTATGAACCCCGGTTGGAGACAGAAATTTTCCTGCGAGAGAACGAAAACAACCCCCATGTCCACTTCGACAATGAAGAGTTCGTCATGATGCTCGCCTACCTGGCCGATATATTCGGCCGACTCAACGAAATGAACCAGTCTTTGCAAGGCCATGATGTGACAGTCAGTGACGTTCAAGGCAAGCTTGCCGGACTGTCTGCTCGAATGGGAGTCTGGCAGGCACGAATCGAGGCCGGATCCACAGCCTCGTTTCCTTTCTTGGACGAGCATCTGCAGACGCAGAGGATTGAACTTCCCATCGGCATCAAAGATTGCATCATTGGACATCTCGACATTCTCTCCGCTGAGTTCAAATCTTATTTCGACGATGCTCCATTGGATGTTCCATGGCACAGAGACCCATTCAACACCGAAATTGAACCTACTGAAGACGAAGCAGAGGAGCTCGCAGAGTTGAAGGTCTCAAAAGCAATGAAGCTGGCCTTCAGTAACAGAGAAGACCTCTCCAGCTTCTGGTTGTCTGTTCAGGATGCATATCCACTACTCAGCAAGAAGGCATCCGAAATGCAC encodes:
- the LOC137621926 gene encoding protein FAM200C-like — encoded protein: MSKVRKWTDSYIKFGITKVIRDGVDCAQCLHCSVVMANASLRPSKLSNHRDKVHPQRKDDNIDALSTKRARYDRETTLPKFGFRPEEKPALQSSYEVAYRIVKCKKPHTIAEELIKPCTEKMVELMIGPEAKKKIQQVSLSNDTIRQRIDDMAADVCRQVSCEIKQSTLQASLQLDESTDTALKSQLIAFARYEKEGKMKEEFLFCSTLPTTTTAKDVKAIVDSFFK
- the LOC137621927 gene encoding protein FAM200C-like, which produces MIGVKGGFVTLVKNEWPHVMSSHCSLHRYALASKTLPPRLLEVMDVAVKVINFIRAKAKNHRLFQLLANEMGAQHVGLLFYTKVRWLLRGKCLSRLYEPRLETEIFLRENENNPHVHFDNEEFVMMLAYLADIFGRLNEMNQSLQGHDVTVSDVQGKLAGLSARMGVWQARIEAGSTASFPFLDEHLQTQRIELPIGIKDCIIGHLDILSAEFKSYFDDAPLDVPWHRDPFNTEIEPTEDEAEELAELKVSKAMKLAFSNREDLSSFWLSVQDAYPLLSKKASEMHIQFATIYLCESGFSDLATIKTKSRNRLDVGNDIRLAVSKTEPDIRGLVTRAQQQVSH